A window of Oncorhynchus keta strain PuntledgeMale-10-30-2019 chromosome 27, Oket_V2, whole genome shotgun sequence contains these coding sequences:
- the LOC118360314 gene encoding calmodulin-binding transcription activator 1-like isoform X8, with protein MVLDGPDNQFRMSILERLEQMERRMAEMASHHQQGSGGGAGGGGGAGAGGGGGGGGHNSQTQCVSGQGQAGSSFESRVVVVCEKMMNRACWAKSKHLIHSKTFRGMTLLHLAAGQGYATLIQTLIKWRTKHADSIDLELEVDPLNVDHFSCTPLMWACALGHLEAAVVLYKWDRRALAIPDSLGRLPLSIARSRGHTKLAECLEQLQREEQQPPAPLPPTTRMSFSPTPHDAPTSDSWMVTWASDGVMAPGGKKGGSTTATSSNLNPDLRRPRSEPSNYYSSECQRDLPLAKKHKPNPEMFQARPDKAMSVPLSLEQQQLHKLSFSPKSLSHEGLSPDKSLSGGASAGESGGTKWRSREGFSSGGSGRKGSGGSGGSSLGKEKLAIRLRQREQLGNMLVIAEREMVSTELLSYREDLENQDCMTQMNDLQVNMMTLAEHIIEATPERIKRENFVALDGVPLDSTGVSNTMSWLASYLGDVEQLPSIIHLRSLYSGPLAPSSSPGGSPLREGSMGRPTLPPPADWSEFLQASNSKVERDLAQLTLSDPEQRELYEAARLVQTAFRKYKGRPFRDQQEVAAAVIQRCYKKYKQLTWIALKYALYKKMTQAAILIQSKFRSYQEQRKFQQSRRAAVLIQQYYRGYKEFGRLRPHRRGAAAALVQHKLRSSLLSKRQDQAARKIMRFLRRCRHRVNKSKRAKEHENPQKSPLTM; from the exons ATAACCAGTTCAGAATGTCCATCCTGGAGCGCCTGGAGCAGATGGAGAGACGGATGGCAGAGATGGCCTCCCATCACCAGCAGGGCAGCGGAGGaggtgcaggaggaggagggggagcaggagcaggtggaggaggaggaggtggtggtcaCAACAGCCAGACACAG tgtgtgtcaggGCAGGGTCAGGCGGGCAGCAGCTTTGAGAGccgtgtggtggtggtgtgtgagaAGATGATGAACCGGGCCTGCTGGGCCAAGTCCAAACACCTAATCCACTCCAAGACCTTCAGGGGCATGACCCTGCTCCACCTGGCCGCTGGGCAGGGCTACGCCACCCTCATCCAGACACTCATCAAGTGGCG CACCAAGCATGCAGACAGCATTGACCTGGAGTTGGAGGTCGATCCCCTCAATGTGGACCACTTCTCCTGCACCCCTCTG ATGTGGGCGTGTGCCCTAGGTCACCTGGAAGCGGCAGTGGTCCTGTATAAATGGGACCGACGGGCCCTGGCCATCCCTGACTCCTTGGGACGCCTGCCCTTGTCCATCGCCCGCTCCCGCGGCCACACCAAGCTGGCCGAGTGTCTGGAGCAgctgcagagagaggaacagcagccccctgcacctctgcCCCCCACCACACGCATGTCCTTCTCCCCCACCCCCCACGACGCTCCCACCTCAGACAGCTGGATGGTCACATGGGCCAGCGACGGCGTGATGGCGCCCGGCGGGAAGAAAGGAGGCTCCACCACGGCCACCTCGAGCAACCTCAACCCAG ACTTGAGAAGGCCGCGATCCGAGCCCTCCAACTACTACAGCAGTGAGTGCCAGCGAGACCTGCCcctggccaagaaacacaagccaAACCCAGAGATGTTCCAGGCCCGGCCCGACAAGGCCATGTCTGTCCCACTGAgcctggagcagcagcagctacacAAGCTGTCCTTCAGCCCCAAGAGCCTGTCCCATGAGGGCCTCAGCCCAGACAAGAGCCTCTCCGGTGGGGCAAGTGCTGGAGAATCCGGAGGAACCAAGTGGCGCTCCAGGGAGGGTTTCTCCAGTGGGGGCTCAGGCAGGAAGGGCTCGGGGGGCTCTGGGGGCAGCAGCCTGGGAAAGGAGAAGCTGGCTATCAGGCTGAGACAGAGGGAACAGCTGGGGAACATGCTGGTGatagctgagagagagatggtgagcaCTGAGCTGCTGTCCTACAGAGAAGATCTGGAGAACCAGGACTGTATGACACAGATGAATGACCTGCAG GTGAACATGATGACTCTGGCAGAGCACATCATTGAGGCGACCCCAGAGAGGATCAAGAGGGAGAACTTTGTGGCCCTGGACGGGGTGCCCCTGGACAGTACTGGGGTCAGCAACACCATGAGCTGGTTGGCCAGTTACCTCGGAGACGTGGAACAGCTGCCCAGCATTATACATCTACG ATCTCTGTACAGTGGACCTCTCGCTCCGTCCTCCAGCCCAGGGGGGTCTCCCCTGAGGGAGGGGTCCATGGGGAGGCCCACCCTGCCCCCCCCGGCCGACTGGAGCGAGTTCCTCCAGGCCTCCAACAGCAAGGTGGAGAGAGACCTGGCCCAGCTCACCCTGTCCGACCCCGAGCAGAGGGAGCTGTACGAGGCCGCCCGTCTAGTCCAAACTGCCTTCCGCAAGTACAAG GGGCGCCCATTCAGAGATCAACAGGAAGTAGCTGCGGCCGTCATTCAGCGTTGTTACAAGAAGTACAAACAG CTTACATGGATAGCCTTGAAG TATGCACTTTATAAGAAGATGACGCAGGCCGCCATTCTTATCCAGAGTAAGTTCCGCAGCTACCAGGAGCAGAGGAAGTTCCAGCAGAGCAGGCGGGCGGCCGTGCTGATCCAGCAGTACTACCGCGGCTACAAGGAGTTTGGCAGGCTCAGGCCCCACCGCAGAGGAGCCGCCGCCGCCCTGGTGCAACATAAACTCAG AAGTAGTCTGCTCTCCAAGAGGCAGGATCAGGCTGCCAGGAAGATCATGAGGTTTCTACGCCGCTGCCGCCACAG AGTGAACAAATCGAAAAGGGCCAAGGAACATGAGAACCCTCAGAAGAGCCCCCTCACAATGTGA
- the LOC118360314 gene encoding calmodulin-binding transcription activator 1-like isoform X7 — protein sequence MENEVEDNQFRMSILERLEQMERRMAEMASHHQQGSGGGAGGGGGAGAGGGGGGGGHNSQTQCVSGQGQAGSSFESRVVVVCEKMMNRACWAKSKHLIHSKTFRGMTLLHLAAGQGYATLIQTLIKWRTKHADSIDLELEVDPLNVDHFSCTPLMWACALGHLEAAVVLYKWDRRALAIPDSLGRLPLSIARSRGHTKLAECLEQLQREEQQPPAPLPPTTRMSFSPTPHDAPTSDSWMVTWASDGVMAPGGKKGGSTTATSSNLNPDLRRPRSEPSNYYSSECQRDLPLAKKHKPNPEMFQARPDKAMSVPLSLEQQQLHKLSFSPKSLSHEGLSPDKSLSGGASAGESGGTKWRSREGFSSGGSGRKGSGGSGGSSLGKEKLAIRLRQREQLGNMLVIAEREMVSTELLSYREDLENQDCMTQMNDLQVNMMTLAEHIIEATPERIKRENFVALDGVPLDSTGVSNTMSWLASYLGDVEQLPSIIHLRSLYSGPLAPSSSPGGSPLREGSMGRPTLPPPADWSEFLQASNSKVERDLAQLTLSDPEQRELYEAARLVQTAFRKYKGRPFRDQQEVAAAVIQRCYKKYKQLTWIALKYALYKKMTQAAILIQSKFRSYQEQRKFQQSRRAAVLIQQYYRGYKEFGRLRPHRRGAAAALVQHKLRSSLLSKRQDQAARKIMRFLRRCRHRVNKSKRAKEHENPQKSPLTM from the exons ATAACCAGTTCAGAATGTCCATCCTGGAGCGCCTGGAGCAGATGGAGAGACGGATGGCAGAGATGGCCTCCCATCACCAGCAGGGCAGCGGAGGaggtgcaggaggaggagggggagcaggagcaggtggaggaggaggaggtggtggtcaCAACAGCCAGACACAG tgtgtgtcaggGCAGGGTCAGGCGGGCAGCAGCTTTGAGAGccgtgtggtggtggtgtgtgagaAGATGATGAACCGGGCCTGCTGGGCCAAGTCCAAACACCTAATCCACTCCAAGACCTTCAGGGGCATGACCCTGCTCCACCTGGCCGCTGGGCAGGGCTACGCCACCCTCATCCAGACACTCATCAAGTGGCG CACCAAGCATGCAGACAGCATTGACCTGGAGTTGGAGGTCGATCCCCTCAATGTGGACCACTTCTCCTGCACCCCTCTG ATGTGGGCGTGTGCCCTAGGTCACCTGGAAGCGGCAGTGGTCCTGTATAAATGGGACCGACGGGCCCTGGCCATCCCTGACTCCTTGGGACGCCTGCCCTTGTCCATCGCCCGCTCCCGCGGCCACACCAAGCTGGCCGAGTGTCTGGAGCAgctgcagagagaggaacagcagccccctgcacctctgcCCCCCACCACACGCATGTCCTTCTCCCCCACCCCCCACGACGCTCCCACCTCAGACAGCTGGATGGTCACATGGGCCAGCGACGGCGTGATGGCGCCCGGCGGGAAGAAAGGAGGCTCCACCACGGCCACCTCGAGCAACCTCAACCCAG ACTTGAGAAGGCCGCGATCCGAGCCCTCCAACTACTACAGCAGTGAGTGCCAGCGAGACCTGCCcctggccaagaaacacaagccaAACCCAGAGATGTTCCAGGCCCGGCCCGACAAGGCCATGTCTGTCCCACTGAgcctggagcagcagcagctacacAAGCTGTCCTTCAGCCCCAAGAGCCTGTCCCATGAGGGCCTCAGCCCAGACAAGAGCCTCTCCGGTGGGGCAAGTGCTGGAGAATCCGGAGGAACCAAGTGGCGCTCCAGGGAGGGTTTCTCCAGTGGGGGCTCAGGCAGGAAGGGCTCGGGGGGCTCTGGGGGCAGCAGCCTGGGAAAGGAGAAGCTGGCTATCAGGCTGAGACAGAGGGAACAGCTGGGGAACATGCTGGTGatagctgagagagagatggtgagcaCTGAGCTGCTGTCCTACAGAGAAGATCTGGAGAACCAGGACTGTATGACACAGATGAATGACCTGCAG GTGAACATGATGACTCTGGCAGAGCACATCATTGAGGCGACCCCAGAGAGGATCAAGAGGGAGAACTTTGTGGCCCTGGACGGGGTGCCCCTGGACAGTACTGGGGTCAGCAACACCATGAGCTGGTTGGCCAGTTACCTCGGAGACGTGGAACAGCTGCCCAGCATTATACATCTACG ATCTCTGTACAGTGGACCTCTCGCTCCGTCCTCCAGCCCAGGGGGGTCTCCCCTGAGGGAGGGGTCCATGGGGAGGCCCACCCTGCCCCCCCCGGCCGACTGGAGCGAGTTCCTCCAGGCCTCCAACAGCAAGGTGGAGAGAGACCTGGCCCAGCTCACCCTGTCCGACCCCGAGCAGAGGGAGCTGTACGAGGCCGCCCGTCTAGTCCAAACTGCCTTCCGCAAGTACAAG GGGCGCCCATTCAGAGATCAACAGGAAGTAGCTGCGGCCGTCATTCAGCGTTGTTACAAGAAGTACAAACAG CTTACATGGATAGCCTTGAAG TATGCACTTTATAAGAAGATGACGCAGGCCGCCATTCTTATCCAGAGTAAGTTCCGCAGCTACCAGGAGCAGAGGAAGTTCCAGCAGAGCAGGCGGGCGGCCGTGCTGATCCAGCAGTACTACCGCGGCTACAAGGAGTTTGGCAGGCTCAGGCCCCACCGCAGAGGAGCCGCCGCCGCCCTGGTGCAACATAAACTCAG AAGTAGTCTGCTCTCCAAGAGGCAGGATCAGGCTGCCAGGAAGATCATGAGGTTTCTACGCCGCTGCCGCCACAG AGTGAACAAATCGAAAAGGGCCAAGGAACATGAGAACCCTCAGAAGAGCCCCCTCACAATGTGA
- the LOC118359460 gene encoding urotensin-2-like yields MMCNLLLSWTFLLVASGSLLAHPITDSAEMPYLGPVSLEDGGAGSPDELSFSEQTYLPQSGPGLRYSSLLSGELSRDGLSAAGLLPRQMKTDVLLEKQSHLSPVSRFFGIRKPFRKRGGNSECFWKYCV; encoded by the exons ATGATGTGTAACCTGCTACTATCATGGACCTTCCTGCTGGTAGCCTCTGGCTCGCTATTGGCCCATCCCATCACAGACTCTGCAGAGATGCCCTACCTGGGTCCTG TATCTCTGGAGGATGGTGGTGCAGGTAGTCCAGACGAGCTGTCTTTCTCTGAGCAGACATACCTGCCCCAGTCTGGCCCTGGACTCAGATACTCATCCTTACTGTCTGGAGAGCTGAGCAGAGATG GTCTCAGTGCAGCTGGACTACTACCAAGACAGATGAAAACAGAT GTGTTGCTGGAGAAACAGAGTCACCTAAGTCCCGTCAGTCGCTTCTTTGGCATCAGGAAGCCATTCAGAAAGAGAGGAGGCAACTCAGAGTGTTTCTGGAAGTACTGTGTCTAA